The segment AGCTGGCGTTCCTGCATCATGTTCTGCATGGCCACGCCGCGCTCGATGACCTGGAAGCAGTTGGACTGCTGGATGATCATGCGGATCAGGCCGTTGGGCGAGGCCAGGCCGTAGCCGCGCAGGCGCACCAGCAGATCGTCCTGCGGCTCATGCACGGCGATCGTGCCCTTGGGGGCGTCGCAGCGCTCCAGCTGGCTGTTGGCGTTCTGCGCGCCGTCCGGGCCGGCGCTGCCGGTCGCCACCGAGCCGCCCTTGCCCAGTTCCTGGGCCGCGGCGACGAGGGGGATCAGGGCCAACAGGCCGCAGACAGCAGGGGTGCGCCAGGCGCGGGCTTTGGATGCCATGTGTGAACTCCCGTTTCTTGGATGACAAGCGAAAACGCGGATTCTGGCAGTCACCCCCGACGGCTCACACCCCAAGAATCAGCTTCTTGCGGACTCGCTCACGAACTGGCCGCGGGGCGTCGCGTCGAGACCACGATGCCGCCCACGATCAGGGCGAAGGCCGCCCCGTGGTACCAGGCCGGCCACTCGCCCAGCAGGGCGGCCGACATCAGGGCGGCAAACACCGGGGTCAGGTTCACGAAGAAGGCGGCCAGGGCCGGGCCGGCCTCGGCCACGCCCTGGCCCCAGCAGCGGTAGGCGATCAGGGAGGGACCGATGGCCACATAGACCAGGGCCAGGACCAGGGCCGGACCCCAGTGGATGGGCTGCTCGGTCCAGAGCTGCTCGGCACCGGCGCAGCCGGCCGCGAAGATCAGGCCGAAGACCAACTGGCTCATCATGGTCTCGGCCCAGTTCCAGGCCGGCTTCTCCTCGCCCCGCATATGGGCCGGCGGGCGCGCCAGCAGCCAGCTGTAGAGCGCCCAGGAGAAGATGGCCAGCAACATCAGCAGATCGCCGGGCAGGAAGTGCAGCTCGGCCAGGCGACCCAGCTCGCCATGCGTGATCACGAAGGCCACGCCCACCAGGGAGAGCAGGGCGCCCAGCAGCTGGGGCCGGGTGGGCTTCACGCCGTAGACCAGGGCGCCGATGGCCATCATCCACACCGGCATGCTGGCGGTGATCAGGGTCACGTTCAGCGCGGTGGAGCTGCGCAGGGCCTGGTACTGCAGGGCGTTGTAGCAGCCCATGCCCAGCACGCCGATCAGGGTCAGATAGGGCCAGCGCCGCAGCAGCGGGCCCGGCTGGCGCAGCAGCCGCCAGGTCAGGGGCAGCAGCAGCACAAACACCAGGCCCCAGCGCAGGGCATTGAGCAGCAGGGGCGGCACGCTGGCCGAGACCAGGCGCCCGACCACAGCATTGCCGGCCCAGAGCAGGGGGGGCAGGGTCAGCAGGGTGGCGAGTCGGGGCGTCAGCATGGCGGTCGGCACGTTGCGGCAAAGGCTGGCACGATAGCGGAACTTCAATAGCCCACCAGGAGCAAGTCGATGAGCCAAGGCGAGCAAGCCGTCCTGATCCAGTCCCATGGCGGACCCGAGGTCCTGCAGTGGCTTGATGTGGAGGTCGGCGAGCCCGGCCCCGGCGAGTTGCGCCTGCGCCATCACGCCATCGGCCTGAACTACATCGATGTCTACCACCGCAGCGGCGCCTACCCGCTGCCGCTGCCCGCCCGCCTGGGCATGGAGGCGGCCGGCGTGGTGGAGGCGGTGGGCGAGGGCGTGACGCATCTGGCCGTGGGCGACCGCGTGGCCTATGCCAGCCAGCCGCCCGGCGCCTACGCCACGGCCCGCGTGATGCCGGCGCGCTGCGTTGTGCGATTGCCAGAGGGCATCGCCTTCGAGACCGGCGCGGCCATGATGCTCAAGGGGCTCACTGCCCAGTACCTGCTGCGCAAGACCCTGCCCCAGGGCGGCCTGGCGGCGGGCGACTTCGTGCTCTTCCACGCCGCGGCCGGGGGGTGGGACTGATCGCCTGCCAGTGGGCGCGCGCCCTGGGCCTGCGCCTGATTGCCACCGCGGGCTCGGACGAGAAATGCGCGCTGGCCCTGGAGGCCGGGGCGGCGCATGCCATCAACTACCGCCGCGAGGACTTCGCGGCCCGGGTGCGCGAGATCACCGGCGGCCAGGGCGTGAAGGTGGTGTACGACTCGGTGGGCCTGGACACCTTCGAGGGCTCGCTCAACAGCCTGGCGCCCTTTGGCCTGCTGGTGAGCTTTGGCAATGCCTCGGGCTTTGCGCCGCCGGTGCAGCTGGGCCAGCTGGCGGCCAAGGGCTCGCTCTATGTGACCCGGCCCACGCTCTTCACCCATCTGGCCACGCGCGAAGCTACCCAGGCCATGGCCGATGATCTGTTTGCCCGGGTGCTGGCCGGCGACATCCAGATCCGCGTGGAGCAGCGCTACGCCCTGGACCAGGTTCAGCAGGCCCACCGCGATCTGGAAGCCCGCCGCACCGTGGGCTCAGGCGTGCTGCTGGTCTGAGGCGTTTTCGCAGTCCGCCGCGGCCGCTGCGGCTGCGGGCTGTGCCTCGGCGCTGCCGCCGGGCGCGGGCGCCGCGCTGCCGCGCTCCAGGCCCAGCTCGAAGCTGAAGCAGGAGCCGGTGCCGGGCTGGCTCTCCACCATGACCTGGCCGCCCATCAGGCCTACCAGGCGCTGCACGATGGTCAGGCCCAGGCCGGTGCCGCCGTAGCGGCGCGTGATGCTGCCGTCCGCCTGGGTGAAGGGGTCGAAGATCTGGGCGATCTGCTCGCGCGTCATGCCGATGCCGGTGTCCTGCACCGAGAAGCGCAGGCGGACCGGTCCTTCGCCGCCGCCCTCGTCCAGGCGCAGCACCTCCAGGCGCACCTCGCCCTTCTCGGTGAACTTGAGCGCATTGCCCACCAGATTCACCAGCACCTGGCGCAGGCGCAGCGCGTCGCCCAGCACATGCAGGGGCACGCCGGGCTGCACGCGGGCGTGCAGGGTGATGCCTTTCTCGTGCGCGTGCAGCAGCAGGGGCTGCAGGGCCTCGCGCAGGCAGTCGTGCAGGGAGAAGGGCTGCTGCTCGATATGCACCCGGCCGGCCTCGATCTTGGCCACGTCCAGCAGGTCGTTGATGATGACCATCAGGCCCTTGGCCGAGTTGTGGGCCAGCTCGATGAACTTGCGCTGGCGCTCCGTGAGCTCGGTCTGCAGCACCAGCTCGGTCATGCCGAGCACGCCATTCATCGGCGTGCGGATTTCGTGGCTCATATTGGCCAGGAAGCTGCTCTTGGCCTGGCTGGCGGCCTCGGCGGCCAGGCGGGCGGCCTCCAGCGCCGCCTGGCTGGCCTTCAGATCGGCGATGTCGCGGGCATTGAACTGCATCACCAGTTCGCCGGTGACCGGGTCGCGCATGGGGCGGGCGTCCACGCCATGCCAGCGCTTGCCGGCCGTGGTGACCAGTTCCAGGTCGGCGGCGAAGCTCTGGCCGCGCTGCACCTGGCCAAAGACGCGCCGCGCCAGGTCGGGGTCGGGGAACATGGCCAGAAAGGCCTTGTTGCCACGCGCCTCGGCCAGGCCGAAGGCGGTGGCGGCGGCGGGGTTGCGCATCAGCACCGAGCCATCGCGCAGGCTGAACATGGCGATGCGCACCGAGGTGTGCTGCAGGGCCTCTACGCCGCGCAGCATGCTCTTGTCCACCCCGGCGGGCAGGGCGTCGGCGGCAAAGAGCATGACCTGGCGGCGATCCGGCGTGCGGATGCCGCGCGAGACCAGCAGCACCGTGGCGGCCTGGCCGCGCGGGTAGAGCGTCCACTGCTCGCGCACGATCTTGCCCTGGGCGTGGTCGGCGGCCGTGACGGCCAGGCGCTCCTTGACCATGGGGCCGGTGTCGGCGAAATCGCGCGAGAGGAACTCCTCCGCGCTTTCGGCCCGCCAGAAGGAGAGGGCGGCCGCATTCGCCCAGAGATTGCGCTGGCGCTCCTGGTCGAAGACCCACATGGGCACATCGAGCCAGTCGTAATGCGTCAAGCTGGAAAAGTCGAGCATGGGCGGCAGCGTTTTTTACGCGCCGCATTGTCGCCGCAGCGGCGCGCCGGTCGCTCAGGTTTTTTGTCGGAGCGTGGTCAGTCCATCACGGCGGCTCGGTAGGCATGCCAGCTGGCATGGCCCAGCCAGGGGCCGACGATGAGCAGGCCCGCGAAGCCCGGCAGCATGGCCAGCACCACCAGCAGCGTGATCAGCAGGCCCCAGAAGAGCATGACCCCGGTCTGGGTGAGCACCAGGCGCAGGCTGGTGAGGCCGGCGGTGACGGCGTCGGTGGGGCGGTCCAGCAGCATGGGCATGGCGATCACGCTGATGGCGTAGATCAGGCCGGCAAAGACCGCGCCCACGCCCAGGTAGGCACAGATGAAGCCCAGGTTCTCCGGGGCCAGCAGCTTCCACAAGGAGCCGGCGAAGTCGGGCATGCCGTCAAAACTCACCGCGAAGACCACCAGGGCGGCGCGGCCCCAGAGCATCTCCAGCACCAGGAGCACACCGCCGAACAGGGCCAGCTGACCCAGGCGGCTCTCGAAGGCCAGCAGGGAGTCGCCCAGATCGGGCACTTCGCCACGCTCCAGGCGCTGGCTCACCTGGTAGAGGCCCAGGCAGAGAAAGGGGCCCATCAGCAGAAAGCCGGCCGAGAGCGCCAGGGTGTAGGCCGGCGCGTGGCGGAAGACCGTGAGCAGGGCCCAGCCCATGCCCACAAAGCACAGGCCGTAGAAGAGCGCGATGCCCGGCGCGCGGCGCAGATCGCGCCAGCCCGCGGCCAGCCAGCGCAGGGGATCGCGCCAGCCCAGGGGGCGCAGGGGGATGTCGAAGGCCGAGATCCCGCTCTCGCCGGACTCGGCCTGCTGCTCGTCGGTGGGGGCCATGCCCCAGGGTAAGCGGCTCGCCGGGGCTCGTGCCAGCGGGTAAGCCCGGGCCTGCGGGATGGTCCGGGGTCAGCCGCCGCGCCGCACGCGGCGCAGCTCGTCCCAGATCAGCAGGATGGCGCCCAGGGTGATGGCGCAGTCGGCGATATTGAAGGAGGGGAAGTACCAGCCGCCCCAGTGGACCTGGATGAAGTCCACCACATAGCCGTGCAGCAGGCGGTCCACCACATTGCCGATGGCCCCGCCCAGGATCAGGGTCAGGGCGCTGGCGAACAGGGTCTGCTGGCCGTGGCGACGCAGCATCCAGGTGATGAAGATGGTGGCCACCGCGCCCAGGCCCACGAAGAACCAGCGCTGCCAGCCCGAGGCCCCAGCCAGGAAGCTGAAGGCGGCGCCCGTGTTGTGGACCCGCACCACATTGAAGAAGCTGGTCACATAGCGGCTGTCGCCCAGCTGGAAATGGCCCAGGATCAGGGTCTTGCTGAACTGGTCCAGCAGGATGATCAGCAGGGCGATGCCCAGCCAGAGCAGCAGGCGCGGCGAGGCCGCCGAGGAAGACTTGGCCATGGCGGGCACCGCTCCTCAGGCCACGCGGCGGGTTTCCCCGTCGCCATGCAGATTGCTGTCGCAGCGGCCGCAGATCGTGGGATGGGCCGGGTTGGCGCCCACGTCCTCGCGGTAATGCCAGCAGCGCTCGCACTTCTGATGGGTGGAGGGCGTGACCTCGACGCTGAGTTCGGCGGCGGCCACCAGGCGTGCGGCCGAGGTGATGAGCACGAACTTCAGGTCATCGCCCAGGCTTTGCAGCAGGGCCAGGTCTTGCTCATTCACACCCAGGGTCACCTCGGCCTGCAGGGAGGAGCCGATGGCGCCGGTGGTTCGCACGGCCTCGATGGCCTTGTTCACCGCGTCGCGGATCTCGTGGATGCGGGTCCACTTGGCCAGGAGAAGATGTGGCGAATCCGTGTGCTCACGCCAGTCGATGTGAGGAAGCTCGGACGCGTTCGCAACTCTCTGACCGAGCCCCCTGCTCGGAGAAATGACATCCATATTGATGCCGACGTGGCTGTAGTTCCTGTCAAAGGTCCAGAACGTCTCGGTGAAGATGGTCTCACCACCATTGAACACCTTCCAGGCTTCCTCGGCCGTGAAGCTTAGGAAGGGGGCCATCCAGCGCAGCATGGCATGGGTGATGTGCCAGAGCGCGGTCTGGGCCGAGCGGCGGGCCAGGCTCTTGGGGGCCGTGGTGTAGAGGCGGTCCTTGAGCACGTCCAGGTAGAAGGCGCCCAGGTCTTCGGAGCAGTAGACCTGCAGCTTGGCCACCACCGGGTGGAACTCGTAGCGCTCGTAGTGGGCCAGGATCTCGGCCTGGAACTGGGCGGCGCGGGCCAGGGCGTAGCGGTCGGCCTCCAGCAGCTGGTCCAGCGGCACCGCCTCGGTGGCGGCATCGAAGTCCGAGGTGTTGGCCAGCAGGAAGCGCAGGGTGTTGCGGATGCGGCGGTAGCCGTCCACCACGCGGGCCAGGATCTTGTCGTCGCCCGCGATATCGCCCGAGTAGTCGGAGGCCGCTACCCACAGGCGGATGATCTCGGCGCCCAGCTTCTTGCTGGTGTCCTGCGGGTCCACGCCATTGCCCTTGGACTTGCTCATCTTGTGGCCCTTGCTGTCCACGGTGAAGCCGTGGGTCAAGAGGCCCTTGTAGGGCGCGCGGCCGTTGAGGGCGCAGGAGATCAAGAGCGATGAATGGAACCAGCCGCGGTGCTGGTCATGGCCTTCCAGGTACAGGTCGGCCTCGGGGCCGCTCTCGTGCGCCGCGCCAGCATGGCTGCCCTTGAGCACATGCTGGAAGGTGGAGCCGGAGTCGAACCAGACGTCCAGGATGTCCTGGCCCTTGCTGTAGGCCTCGGCCTCGGCGCCCAGCCACTCGGCCGGGTCCAGCTTGGACCAGGCCTCGATGCCGCCAGCCTCCACCAGCTGGGCGGCGCGCTCGATGAACTCCAGCGTGTTCGGGTGCGGCTGGCCCGTGTCCTTGTGCAGGAAGATGGGCAGGGGCACGCCCCAGCTGCGCTGGCGCGAGATGCACCAGTCGGGGCGGCCGGCGATCATGTCGCGCAGGCGGGCCTGGCCGTTCTCGGGGTAGAAGCTGGTCTGCTCGATGGCCTCCAGCGCGGTCTGGCGCAGGGTCTTCTCGGCCTTGTCCACGGTGAACACGCCCTCGCCCTCGTCCATGCGCACGAACCACTGGGCCGCGGCGCGGTAGATCACCGGGCTCTTGTGGCGCCAGCAATGCGGGTAGCTGTGGGTGATCTTGCTGTGGGCCAGCAGGCGGCCGGCGTTCTGCAGGGCCTCGGTGATGACGGGGTTGGCCTTCCAGATGTGCAGGCCTCCGAACAGGGGCAGGCTGGCCTCGTAGGTGCCATTGCCCTGCACCGGGTTCAGGATGTCCTTGAAGGCCAGGCCATGGGCCACGCAGCTGTTGAAGTCGTCCAGGCCGTAGGCCGGGGCGGAGTGGACCACGCCGGTGCCGTCGTCGGCGGTGGCGTAGTCGGCGAGATACACGGGGCTTTCGCGGTCATAGCCGGCGTCCACATGGGCCAAGGGGTGCTTGAACTTGAGCAGCTCCAGCTGGCGGCCCTGGGTGACGGCCACGGCCTTGCCTTCCAGCTGCCAGCGGGCCAGGCATTTCTCGACCAGAGCCTCGGCCACGACGAAGTAGCCGCGTGCGGTCTTGACCAGGGCGTAGGGTAGCTCGGGGTTGAGGTTGAGCGCCTGGTTGGCCGGGATGGTCCAGGGCGTGGTGGTCCAGATCACGGTGAAGGCCTCGGCATCCAGCGTGGCCAGGCCGAAGGCGGCGGCCAGCTTGGCCGGCTCGGCGCAGAGGAAGGCCACGTCCACGGCCGGGCTCTGCTTGTCGGCGTACTCGATCTCGAATTCGGCCAGCGAGCTGCCGCAGTCGAAGCACCAGTACACGGGCTTCAGGCCGCGGTAGACGAAGCCGCGCTCGAACAGGCGCTTGAGCACGCGGATCTCACCGGCCTCGTTCTTGAAGTCCATGGTGCGATAGGGATGGTCCCAGTCGCCCAGCACGCCCAGGCGCTTGAAGTCGGCGCGCTGCTGCTCGATCTGCTCGCCGGCGTAGGCGCGGCTCTTGGCCTGCACCTCGTCGCGCGGCAGGCCGCGGCCGAAGGTCTTCTCGATCTGGTTCTCGATCGGAAGGCCGTGGCAGTCCCAGCCGGGCACGTAGTTGGCGTCGTAGCCGCGCATCTGGAACGAACGGGTGATGACGTCCTTGAGGATCTTGTTCAGCGCGTGGCCGATATGGATGTTGCCGTTGGCATAGGGCGGGCCATCGTGCAGCACGAACTTCGGGGCGCCGCAGCGCGATTCGCGCAGGCGCTTGTAGATGCCTTGCGCCTCCCATTCCTGCACCCAGCCCGGCTCACGCTTGGGCAGGTCGCCGCGCATGGGGAAGGCGGTGTCGGGCAGGTTCAGGGTGGAGCGGTAGTCTTTGGCGGCGTCGGTCATGGCGGCAGCAATGAAGAGGCAGACCGCAGGGGTCTGCGTTGAAGCGGAGGGCGGAGGGGAGGGCGCGCGCAGCGCTTCAAATTCGGTCGCGCGTGGTCTGGCGGCTGACCTTCACATACGAGGCGCTGTGCGCGGCCAGGTAGGCGCGCGCCTGATCCACATCGCGGGCAATGGCCGCGCTCAGGGCTGGCAGCCCGTCGTAACGGGCCTCGTCTCGCAGTTTGTGCAGGAGTTCCACGCGCACGATTTTACCGTAGGCCCCATCCCGACCCAGCGCGGCCGGCCAGTCCAGGCAATGCACCTCCAGCAGGATGCGCCCGGCTTCTTCCACCGTGGGCCGCACGCCCAGGGAGGCCACACCGCCCAGGGGCTCGTCCGCCAGGCCGTGCACGCGCACCGCGTAGATGCCGTGGGCGGCCGACTTGCGGTGTGGAAAGCGCAGATTCAGGGTGCGGAAGCCGTCACCGGCACCCGCGCTGGATTCATTGAGCTGGCGGCCCAGCTTCTGGCCATGCACAACATGGCCCGAGATGGAATAGGGCCGGCCCAGCAGCCGGTTGGCCGCCTCCATATCGCCCGCGCCCAGGGCCTCGCGCACGGCGGAGCTGGAAACGCGCAGGCCGTGCACTTCGTAGCTCATCATGCGGGCCACGTCGAAGCCCTCGCGGGCCCCGGCGGCGTCCAGCGTCGCGTAGTCGCCCTGGCGTTTGGCACCGAAGCGGAAATCGTCGCCCACCAGCACATAGCGCGCCCCCAGGCCTTCCACCAGCACCTGGTGGATGAAGTCCTGGGCGCTCAGCGCGGCCAGGGCCTCGTCGAAGCGCAGCACCACCACCTGGTCGATGCCGCAGCGCTGCAGCTCGCTGAGCTTGTCGCGCAGCGGGGCGATGCGGGCCGGGGCCAGCTCGGGCTTGCCCAGACGCTGGGCAAAGAAGTCGCGCGGGTGCGGCTCGAAGCTCAGCAGGCAGCTGGGCAGGCCGCGGTGCTGGGCTTCGGAGCGCAGCAGCGCCAGCATGGCCTGGTGGCCGCGGTGCACGCCGTCGAAATTGCCGATGGTCAGCGCGCACGCGGGCGCGATGCCGGGATGGTGGAAGCCGCGGAAAACCTGCATGGGCGCCGATTATCACCATCCCCGGGGCGCGGCGGAGCGAGCCGCGCGCCGGGGCCGTGGCTCAGGCCGCCTGCGGCGGGCGCAGATGACGCTGCACCATGGCCAGCAGGTCGCCCATCTCGAAGGGCTTGACCAGGTAGTCGTCCATACCGGACTGCAGGCAGCGTTCGCGGTCGCTGTTCACGGCGCTGGCCGTCAGGGCCACGATGGGCAGGGGCGAGCGGCCCTGGCGACGCTCATGGGCGCGCCAGCTCTGCGTGGCCTCGAAGCCGTCCAGCTCAGGCATCTGGCAGTCCATCAGCACCAGGTCGTAGGGCTGGCTCTGCAGGCGCTCCAGGGCCTGGCGCCCGTCCTCGGCCTGGTCCACGGCCAAGCCGCAGCGCTCCAGCATGCTGGCGGCCACCAGCAGATTGACGGGGCTGTCGTCCACCAGCAGCACCTGGCCCTGCAACTGAGGCAGGGCCTGGAGCTCGGCGGTGCCGGCGGCCAGACTGCGTGGCGCGCTGCAGGCCTGCAGGGGCAGGGTGAATTCAAAGACCGAGCCCTCGCCGGGCGCGGAGCTGCAGCGCAGATCGCCGCCCATGGCCCGGGCCAGTTCGCGCGAGATGCTCAGGCCCAGGCCCGTGCCCTCGGGTCGCGGCGACTGCAGGCGGTAGCTGCGCTCGGCCTGCTCGAAGGGGGCGAAGACGCGCTCCATCTGGTCGGCCGGGATGCCCTCGCCGGTGTCGCGCACCGCAAAGCGCAGCAGGGTGCCGGCGCGCATGTCCAGCACCGTGCCCACCTCCACGGTCACGCTGCCGCGCTCGGTGAACTTGATGGCATTGCCCACCAGGTTGTGCAGCACCTGCTTGATGCGGGCGCCGTCGCCCACCACGCATTCGGGCAACTGAGGGCTGCACTGCAGCTGGAAGTCCAGACCCTTCTCGTGGGCGCCAGCGGCCAGCAGCTGGCAGACATCGTCCACCGCCTCGCGCAGGGCCAGGGGCGCCGGCTCGATCACCAGCTTGCCGGATTCGATGCGGGCCAGGTCCAGGATGTCGTTGATCAGGGTCAGCAGATGCCGGCCCGAGCGGCGCACGATATGCACCTGCTCGCGCTGCTGCGCGTCCAGCGCCGAGCGCTCCAGCAGCTGGGTGATGCCCAGAATGCCGTTGAGCGGGGTGCGGATCTCATGGCTCATCATGGCCACGAAGCGGCTCTTGCTGTGGCTGTCGCGCTCGGCGGATTGCAGGGCGGCCTCGCGCTGCTCGGCGATCCAGGCGTGCTCGAAACGTAGGCGCAGCAGCTCGCCATGGCGGGCCTGCATGCGGCGCGCTTCGAAAACCGAGACGCCCAGAAAGATCAGCAGGCCGGTGGCAATGAAGAGGCCGTGACGATGGTTCGAGGCCAGGTGGTGCAGCAGCAGGGGGGCAAAAACCAGGGAGGCAAAGAGCAGATGCGCTCGCCAGATGAAACCCAGGGAGAAGAGGCTGATGGCACCCAGACCCACCATGCTGGCCAGGATGATGCCGTCCAGTTCGGGCAGATCCGGGCTGCGGAAGGTCCAGCCCATCACGCCCCAGCTCAGCGCGTCCAGGGCCAGCAGCAGCAGGTAGCGCTGCATCCAGGGCGCGTCCGCACCGGGGGCAGGGCGGCGGTGGCGGTAGTGCAGCACGTCCAGGCAACGCAGGACGCTGATCAGCAGGCGTGCTCCCAGCCAGCCCAGCAGCAGGGCCTGGGGCAGATGGGGCCATAGCCACCAGGCGGCAACGCCGCAGAAAAGGGCA is part of the Shinella sp. XGS7 genome and harbors:
- a CDS encoding PAS domain-containing protein, translating into MLDFSSLTHYDWLDVPMWVFDQERQRNLWANAAALSFWRAESAEEFLSRDFADTGPMVKERLAVTAADHAQGKIVREQWTLYPRGQAATVLLVSRGIRTPDRRQVMLFAADALPAGVDKSMLRGVEALQHTSVRIAMFSLRDGSVLMRNPAAATAFGLAEARGNKAFLAMFPDPDLARRVFGQVQRGQSFAADLELVTTAGKRWHGVDARPMRDPVTGELVMQFNARDIADLKASQAALEAARLAAEAASQAKSSFLANMSHEIRTPMNGVLGMTELVLQTELTERQRKFIELAHNSAKGLMVIINDLLDVAKIEAGRVHIEQQPFSLHDCLREALQPLLLHAHEKGITLHARVQPGVPLHVLGDALRLRQVLVNLVGNALKFTEKGEVRLEVLRLDEGGGEGPVRLRFSVQDTGIGMTREQIAQIFDPFTQADGSITRRYGGTGLGLTIVQRLVGLMGGQVMVESQPGTGSCFSFELGLERGSAAPAPGGSAEAQPAAAAAAADCENASDQQHA
- the lspA gene encoding signal peptidase II gives rise to the protein MAKSSSAASPRLLLWLGIALLIILLDQFSKTLILGHFQLGDSRYVTSFFNVVRVHNTGAAFSFLAGASGWQRWFFVGLGAVATIFITWMLRRHGQQTLFASALTLILGGAIGNVVDRLLHGYVVDFIQVHWGGWYFPSFNIADCAITLGAILLIWDELRRVRRGG
- the ileS gene encoding isoleucine--tRNA ligase, translating into MTDAAKDYRSTLNLPDTAFPMRGDLPKREPGWVQEWEAQGIYKRLRESRCGAPKFVLHDGPPYANGNIHIGHALNKILKDVITRSFQMRGYDANYVPGWDCHGLPIENQIEKTFGRGLPRDEVQAKSRAYAGEQIEQQRADFKRLGVLGDWDHPYRTMDFKNEAGEIRVLKRLFERGFVYRGLKPVYWCFDCGSSLAEFEIEYADKQSPAVDVAFLCAEPAKLAAAFGLATLDAEAFTVIWTTTPWTIPANQALNLNPELPYALVKTARGYFVVAEALVEKCLARWQLEGKAVAVTQGRQLELLKFKHPLAHVDAGYDRESPVYLADYATADDGTGVVHSAPAYGLDDFNSCVAHGLAFKDILNPVQGNGTYEASLPLFGGLHIWKANPVITEALQNAGRLLAHSKITHSYPHCWRHKSPVIYRAAAQWFVRMDEGEGVFTVDKAEKTLRQTALEAIEQTSFYPENGQARLRDMIAGRPDWCISRQRSWGVPLPIFLHKDTGQPHPNTLEFIERAAQLVEAGGIEAWSKLDPAEWLGAEAEAYSKGQDILDVWFDSGSTFQHVLKGSHAGAAHESGPEADLYLEGHDQHRGWFHSSLLISCALNGRAPYKGLLTHGFTVDSKGHKMSKSKGNGVDPQDTSKKLGAEIIRLWVAASDYSGDIAGDDKILARVVDGYRRIRNTLRFLLANTSDFDAATEAVPLDQLLEADRYALARAAQFQAEILAHYERYEFHPVVAKLQVYCSEDLGAFYLDVLKDRLYTTAPKSLARRSAQTALWHITHAMLRWMAPFLSFTAEEAWKVFNGGETIFTETFWTFDRNYSHVGINMDVISPSRGLGQRVANASELPHIDWREHTDSPHLLLAKWTRIHEIRDAVNKAIEAVRTTGAIGSSLQAEVTLGVNEQDLALLQSLGDDLKFVLITSAARLVAAAELSVEVTPSTHQKCERCWHYREDVGANPAHPTICGRCDSNLHGDGETRRVA
- a CDS encoding DMT family transporter — encoded protein: MLTPRLATLLTLPPLLWAGNAVVGRLVSASVPPLLLNALRWGLVFVLLLPLTWRLLRQPGPLLRRWPYLTLIGVLGMGCYNALQYQALRSSTALNVTLITASMPVWMMAIGALVYGVKPTRPQLLGALLSLVGVAFVITHGELGRLAELHFLPGDLLMLLAIFSWALYSWLLARPPAHMRGEEKPAWNWAETMMSQLVFGLIFAAGCAGAEQLWTEQPIHWGPALVLALVYVAIGPSLIAYRCWGQGVAEAGPALAAFFVNLTPVFAALMSAALLGEWPAWYHGAAFALIVGGIVVSTRRPAASS
- a CDS encoding bifunctional riboflavin kinase/FAD synthetase, with amino-acid sequence MQVFRGFHHPGIAPACALTIGNFDGVHRGHQAMLALLRSEAQHRGLPSCLLSFEPHPRDFFAQRLGKPELAPARIAPLRDKLSELQRCGIDQVVVLRFDEALAALSAQDFIHQVLVEGLGARYVLVGDDFRFGAKRQGDYATLDAAGAREGFDVARMMSYEVHGLRVSSSAVREALGAGDMEAANRLLGRPYSISGHVVHGQKLGRQLNESSAGAGDGFRTLNLRFPHRKSAAHGIYAVRVHGLADEPLGGVASLGVRPTVEEAGRILLEVHCLDWPAALGRDGAYGKIVRVELLHKLRDEARYDGLPALSAAIARDVDQARAYLAAHSASYVKVSRQTTRDRI
- a CDS encoding DUF2189 domain-containing protein, translated to MAPTDEQQAESGESGISAFDIPLRPLGWRDPLRWLAAGWRDLRRAPGIALFYGLCFVGMGWALLTVFRHAPAYTLALSAGFLLMGPFLCLGLYQVSQRLERGEVPDLGDSLLAFESRLGQLALFGGVLLVLEMLWGRAALVVFAVSFDGMPDFAGSLWKLLAPENLGFICAYLGVGAVFAGLIYAISVIAMPMLLDRPTDAVTAGLTSLRLVLTQTGVMLFWGLLITLLVVLAMLPGFAGLLIVGPWLGHASWHAYRAAVMD
- a CDS encoding ATP-binding protein translates to MSAESKEDGGNTAHADRIAQLVRAERLAVLYDMTLAPTAMGALFCGVAAWWLWPHLPQALLLGWLGARLLISVLRCLDVLHYRHRRPAPGADAPWMQRYLLLLALDALSWGVMGWTFRSPDLPELDGIILASMVGLGAISLFSLGFIWRAHLLFASLVFAPLLLHHLASNHRHGLFIATGLLIFLGVSVFEARRMQARHGELLRLRFEHAWIAEQREAALQSAERDSHSKSRFVAMMSHEIRTPLNGILGITQLLERSALDAQQREQVHIVRRSGRHLLTLINDILDLARIESGKLVIEPAPLALREAVDDVCQLLAAGAHEKGLDFQLQCSPQLPECVVGDGARIKQVLHNLVGNAIKFTERGSVTVEVGTVLDMRAGTLLRFAVRDTGEGIPADQMERVFAPFEQAERSYRLQSPRPEGTGLGLSISRELARAMGGDLRCSSAPGEGSVFEFTLPLQACSAPRSLAAGTAELQALPQLQGQVLLVDDSPVNLLVAASMLERCGLAVDQAEDGRQALERLQSQPYDLVLMDCQMPELDGFEATQSWRAHERRQGRSPLPIVALTASAVNSDRERCLQSGMDDYLVKPFEMGDLLAMVQRHLRPPQAA